In Deltaproteobacteria bacterium GWC2_55_46, the genomic window GCGTGGATTGAAACGCGGGACTGGGAGCATAGGATTTCCCGGTCTGTAAGTCGCTCCCCGCGCGGGAGCGTGGATTGAAACCTTTCAGATCTCTTCGGCATCCTCGCGAAACACGGTCGCTCCCCGCGCGGGAGCGTGGATTGAAACAGGATTAGCGGGTGCGCATTTGGCTATAAATTCAGTCGCTCCCCGCGCGGGAGCGTGGATTGAAACGCGTAATGTCATACACCTACCAAATACCTCTTGCAGTCGCTCCCCGCGCGGGAGCGTGGATTGAAACTGTTAAAAGTAGTTGCGGTGCCTAAATCAACGCAAGTCGCTCCCCGCGCGGGAGCGTGGATTGAAACGATGTTGTACCCGTTGACCGGGTGCTTGATCTCCGTCGCTCCCCGCGCGGGAGCGTGGATTGAAACGACGGCATAACCTTCCGCGTAATCTGCCGTATAACGTCGCTCCCCGCGCGGGAGCGTGGATTGAAACGCTATAGTTACGAGTCTGTCAGCCATCAGAATACGTCGCTCCCCGCGCGGGAGCGTGGATTGAAACTAAACACAAGCGGAAACCCCGTCTCAATGACTTCATGTCGCTCCCCGCGCGGGAGCGTGGATTGAAACAGGGAAGGGAAGAAGGAAGAGGCGGCGAAGTGGAAGTCGCTCCCCGCGCGGGAGCGTGGATTGAGTTCGTGCCGCAGACCTTGATACAAACCTGATTCTTTTGTTTGGTTTTAGGGTACCCCCTCTAGTAGTCCTTGCTTAAGCTTCTCCACAAGAAGCTGCCCTTCCCCCGATTTAGTGGACACACCAAAAGGTTAGTGTTATAGGAGTCTAATCCTGGAGGTGTGAAGATGGAGGGAGGAAGCGGCAGGAGGAAGTTCGACAGTGAGTTCAAGAGGGAGGCTGTACGGCAGGTTGTAGAGGGCGGGCGTCCTGTTGCGGAAGTGGCAAGGAGCCTCGGGATTCATGAGATGCTTCTGCACAAGTGGAAGCGGCAGTATTCGGAGGACCCCGGAGATTGTTTTCCTGGCAAGGGGCATTTAAAGCCGCAGGAGGAAGAGATAAGGCGGCTTAAGCGGGAACTCGAAGACGCCAAGCAGGACCGTGAGATTCTAAAAAAAGCGTTGGCCATCTTCTCAAAGCACCGCGGATGAAGTACGAGTTCATGGAAAAAGAGCGCTCCCGGTTCGCGGTGGAGAGGATGTGCCGGCTTTTTGGTCTAACAAGGAGCGGCTATTACGCCTGGTTGAGAGAAAGGGGCACCGGAAGACGGCTTAAGGAGAACGAGGCCCTTCTGGAGGCGATCAGGCGGTCTTACCGGGCAAGCCGTGGCACATACGGGAGCCCGCGCATTACCGAGGACATAAGGGACACCGGCCTCCAGTGCGGGGATAACCGTATCGCCAGGCTAATGCGTATAAACGGGATAGCAGCAAAGACCAGGCGGAGGTTCAAGGCGACGACCAACTCAAGGCATTGCCTTCCCGTGTCTCCTAACCTGCTTAACAGGCATTTTACGGCTGATGGGCCCAACAAGGTCTGGACTTCCGATATCACTTACGTATGGACCGAAGAAGGCTGGCTATACCTGGCGGTTGTCCTTGACGTGTTCTCGCGTCAGATAGTGGGCTGGTCGATGGGGGAGAGGATAGATACGGCTCTTGCCTTAAGGGCTTTCAATCAGGCCGTAATGAGGCGTATACCGACCCCAGGGCTTATCTTCCACTCTGACCGTGGCAGCTAATACGCAAGCGCTGACTTCAGGAAGGTCCTGAAAAGTTGCGGCGCCATCCAGAGCATGAGCAACAAGGGCGATTGCTACGATAACGCCGTAACAGAGACGTTCTTCCATACTCTGAAAACGGAGCTTGTTTACTTCGAGAGATATACAACAAGGGCAGAGCAAAGAGGGGATTTTCGAATACATCGAGGCGTTCTACAATCGCCTCAGGCGGCACTCGGCATTGGGATACCGCTCGCCTCATGCGTTCGAGCAGTCAAAAGTAGCTTAACCGTGTGTCCATTTTTTCGGGGGAAGATCACACAGAATATTACCAGGTGACATAGTTATACCTTTCAGTTCCTTTTTAAACCTACTGCGTCTTTATTAAACCGGGTGGATAATCGCTGGTTTTATGGAAGCTTACACTGAATAGATTTGAAGACTCCTTTTAGGTAGTATTTGTTTATATAAGATTTAAAAAAATTATAGTTTTTTATTATAAAAAATATATTTGCAGGCGATTACATTTTTAGTATAAAATCTATTCGTATCTCTGATTGTTTTAGGTGAGATATCAAAGGAAATTAATTGCTGCTTTAAAGTTTTTGCTTCATTCCAGATGATCATTTTTCATTCAATAGGCTTTGGGCCAGAGTTTTCTGGGCCTTCTGTAAAATCAATAAAGGAGATAAGCGAGTGAGGAAACTTTTTTCAGCGATAATCTGTTTTTTTGTGTTGACCGGCATTTCTGTGGCGGAGGAGGCCGCTGAGTTAAGCGCTTCAAAAGCCAAACTGGTTGAAATAAGAGGGATGCTTGATGAGGTAGCCGTTTTAAAGGAGAAAAACGACTCTGTCTGGCAGCCTAAGGTCTATAAAGCATTCAATGAGCTTAAAAAAGTATATACGGCTGAGATAGATAATGCCGAAATGTATCTGCTGTTTGCGAGGAGTTATCATTATAATGACAGGCGTAACAAAGCATTGACCACGCTTAAAAAGGTCTTTTATTTTGACCCTACGAATGTAGAGGGCCTGATGCTTAAGGGTGATATCTTTTTTGATGACCTGAAAAAGATGGATTCATTCGCGGATAGAAGCTTGAGCATAGAGAAGCAGAATGGACTGGAACAGTACGAAGCCGCGCTTAAAGCGCCCGGGATCAGCAAGGAAACGGAAGCAATGATCTATCTTAGAATAGGCGATCTCTATGAGCTTACATCTGAGAAGGGAAAGGCACAAGAGGCCTGGAGCAAGGCGGTGAGCGCCGCTCCTGGTTCAGCTTCCGCGCTAAAGTCTGAAGAGAAGCTC contains:
- a CDS encoding transposase, encoding MEGGSGRRKFDSEFKREAVRQVVEGGRPVAEVARSLGIHEMLLHKWKRQYSEDPGDCFPGKGHLKPQEEEIRRLKRELEDAKQDREILKKALAIFSKHRG